GGCGGGACGCTCGACCTGGCCGGGGAAGGCGGGGCTGATTCTGGCGTCGCTCGTCCTGTTGGCCGGTGCTGCTGCGTTGGTGCTTCTAGTCCTTCGACTTCGCTGACCCATGTCGCACCGCCCTTCCCGCACGCCCGCTCGCAACCGGCTGGCCAAGCCGCTGCCGGAGCAGTGGCGTCAGTGGCTCGTCGATCAAGGCGTGCCCCGTCGCAAGTACACGGCCGTGCTTCGACTCGGGCTGCACGACGGCACCGTCATCGAGTCGGCCGTCGTGGAGGAAGGTTGGATCATCACGACGGATCTGGCCGATCTTCAGCACGACCAGTTCGACCGTGCGATCGACTTCGAGGTTGCGTTCATTCAAGCCGTCGAGATCGTGCAGATCGTTTAGCCGCGTCGCATTGTCGGCGGCTTATCTGTTTGGTGTCAGTTTGGTAATCTGCTAGGCTCTGGCAACCATGAGCCAAGACACCATGACCGTCGCGAATCGCCTCGTCGAACTCTGCCGGACCGGCGGATTCATGGAGGCCGTCGAGGAGCTCTATGCTGACGACGCCGTTCAGATCGAAGCGCTCGAGATGCCCGGGCCGATGCCAAAGGTCACCCAGGGCAAGGCAGCGCTCGTCGAGTCGCACAAGCAGTTCTCACAGAGCGTCGACGT
Above is a window of Planctomycetota bacterium DNA encoding:
- a CDS encoding nuclear transport factor 2 family protein → MSQDTMTVANRLVELCRTGGFMEAVEELYADDAVQIEALEMPGPMPKVTQGKAALVESHKQFSQSVDVHNVDVGEPYPHEDRFIVSMVMDHTPKQGPMAGKRTEAKEMCLYTVKDGEITKAEFFYAE